In a genomic window of Nesterenkonia halotolerans:
- a CDS encoding DNA glycosylase AlkZ-like family protein, whose amino-acid sequence MAELSAKPVTVEWVRAAVLHAQRIPDPGGPSSYATAAEVLRGIGLIQLDPLTRVSTAQRLTSLTRLPRSARAEDVDSSLWPAGAPLHEPPVSFEAFTKVACVFPLEDWPLLQLRRERVRETYGDQIDPGMRERILEVVAQRPQGAQIGVIESALGESRTTGWNWSEIKKTAELMVRTGDLVITARNGIIRLFDLPERALPAPVREASHLPPEQLRAGLARRAAGTLAVMTVGDFAHHYHLSAADAALGIELAGLLPLQVAGWKDPAYCLPELLDAMPAEEPQGPGAGPAAAARLIGPFDPLLRDRGRARRIFGFDYTFEAYVPRDKRLYGHYVMGVLSGTEMLGRVDLQRVSGVLQLNRIFTESGHAQRSVNARARAGAKTLAAQLGVQLSGEAAR is encoded by the coding sequence ATGGCCGAACTCAGTGCAAAGCCCGTGACCGTGGAGTGGGTGCGCGCCGCGGTCCTCCACGCCCAGCGGATTCCAGACCCCGGAGGCCCCAGCTCCTACGCGACGGCGGCCGAGGTGCTCCGCGGGATCGGACTCATCCAGCTGGATCCGCTCACCCGCGTCTCCACCGCGCAGCGGCTCACCTCGCTGACCAGGCTTCCGCGGAGCGCCCGGGCCGAGGACGTCGATTCCTCGCTCTGGCCAGCTGGGGCGCCGCTGCATGAGCCTCCGGTCTCCTTCGAGGCCTTCACTAAGGTCGCCTGCGTGTTCCCGCTGGAGGACTGGCCGCTGCTGCAGCTGCGTCGCGAGCGGGTGCGTGAGACCTACGGAGATCAGATCGATCCCGGGATGCGTGAGCGGATCCTCGAGGTGGTCGCGCAGCGGCCGCAGGGCGCGCAGATCGGGGTGATCGAATCGGCACTGGGGGAATCTCGGACCACCGGGTGGAACTGGTCTGAGATCAAGAAGACGGCCGAGCTCATGGTGCGCACCGGGGACCTGGTGATCACCGCACGCAATGGCATCATCCGCCTCTTCGACCTGCCGGAGCGGGCGCTGCCGGCGCCGGTCCGTGAAGCCTCACATCTGCCCCCGGAGCAGCTGCGCGCAGGGCTCGCTCGCCGCGCGGCGGGCACGCTGGCAGTCATGACGGTGGGGGACTTCGCCCACCATTACCACCTCTCGGCCGCCGACGCCGCGCTGGGCATCGAGCTCGCCGGGCTGCTCCCGCTGCAGGTCGCCGGCTGGAAGGACCCTGCGTACTGCCTTCCGGAACTCCTCGACGCCATGCCGGCAGAGGAGCCCCAAGGCCCTGGTGCCGGACCGGCAGCCGCAGCCCGGCTCATCGGCCCCTTCGACCCGCTGCTTCGCGACCGAGGCCGTGCCCGGCGGATCTTCGGCTTCGACTACACCTTCGAGGCCTACGTCCCCAGGGACAAGCGGCTCTACGGGCATTACGTCATGGGGGTGCTCTCCGGCACCGAGATGCTCGGCCGCGTCGATCTTCAACGGGTCTCCGGCGTGCTGCAGCTCAACCGGATCTTCACCGAGTCCGGCCATGCCCAGCGATCGGTGAACGCCCGCGCACGGGCCGGAGCCAAGACGCTCGCCGCCCAGCTGGGGGTGCAGCTCTCGGGCGAGGCCGCGCGGTGA
- a CDS encoding carbon starvation CstA family protein produces the protein MNSLIIAIIGVAMMLTGYFLYSRFLARKVYKLNAEFKTPSHQFNDGVDFVPTNRYVLWGHHFTSVAGAAPIVGPAVAVIWGWLPAFLWVTFGTVFIAGMHDLGALWASQRNRGQSIGTLSGRYISARGRNLFLVVVFLLLLMVVAAFAVVISNLLVSEPGSVIPTWGALIVALLVGQAIYRFRMNLLAVTIVGVVALYALIVVGNSYPIELPESTFGLAPNGVWIIVLFLYAGIASLLPVWVLLQPRDYINGVQLFIGLGILYGATLIATPTIVAPAINTNLPEGTPSMVPLLFVTIACGAISGFHGTVATGTTSKQLDRESDARFVGYFGAVGEGLLALGAIIATTAGFQSLAQWEEVYASFNDNPVGNFVEGGATIVNAGLGIPEGLSATILATMAVLFAATTMDTGVRLMRFVVQEIGELAKIRIRIIAATLIVIVIGGGLTFSQGADGSGGMLIWPLFGTTNQLLAALTMGIIVVMLMKKNRPFLPVLIPMAFVLVVSSYAAVVQVFSFFNEGEWLLFSLNVVIIFAAVWVLTECIMSMNRAWRGEKEPEDDVALTEDEKLPLR, from the coding sequence ATCAACTCTCTGATCATCGCGATCATCGGTGTGGCCATGATGCTCACCGGCTATTTCTTGTATTCACGCTTCCTGGCACGGAAGGTCTATAAGCTCAACGCCGAGTTCAAGACCCCCTCCCACCAGTTCAACGACGGCGTGGACTTCGTCCCCACGAATCGTTACGTGCTCTGGGGCCACCACTTCACCTCGGTGGCAGGAGCCGCGCCCATCGTGGGACCCGCCGTCGCCGTCATCTGGGGCTGGCTCCCAGCGTTCCTCTGGGTCACCTTCGGCACCGTGTTCATCGCGGGCATGCATGACCTGGGCGCTCTCTGGGCCTCTCAGCGCAACCGTGGACAGTCCATCGGCACGCTGTCCGGGCGCTATATCAGCGCCCGCGGCCGCAACCTGTTCCTGGTCGTGGTCTTCCTGCTGCTGCTCATGGTGGTCGCCGCCTTTGCCGTGGTGATCTCGAACCTGCTGGTCTCAGAGCCGGGCTCGGTCATCCCCACCTGGGGCGCGCTGATCGTGGCGCTGCTGGTCGGTCAGGCGATCTACCGGTTCCGGATGAACCTGTTGGCGGTGACCATCGTCGGCGTCGTCGCCCTCTATGCGCTGATCGTGGTGGGCAACTCCTATCCCATCGAACTGCCGGAGAGCACGTTCGGCCTGGCCCCCAATGGGGTCTGGATCATCGTGCTGTTCCTCTACGCCGGCATCGCCTCGCTGCTCCCGGTGTGGGTGCTGCTGCAGCCGCGCGACTACATCAACGGCGTGCAGCTGTTCATCGGTCTGGGCATCCTCTACGGGGCCACCCTGATCGCGACGCCGACGATCGTGGCTCCGGCCATCAACACGAACCTTCCCGAAGGAACACCGTCGATGGTGCCGCTGCTCTTCGTGACCATAGCCTGCGGGGCGATCTCCGGCTTCCACGGCACGGTCGCCACCGGGACCACCTCCAAGCAGCTGGACCGCGAGTCCGATGCGCGGTTCGTGGGCTACTTCGGAGCCGTGGGTGAGGGGCTGCTCGCGCTGGGCGCGATCATCGCCACAACCGCTGGCTTCCAGTCGCTGGCCCAGTGGGAAGAGGTCTACGCCTCCTTCAACGACAACCCGGTCGGGAACTTCGTGGAGGGCGGCGCGACGATCGTCAACGCCGGCCTGGGGATCCCGGAGGGCCTCTCAGCCACCATCCTGGCCACCATGGCGGTGCTCTTCGCCGCCACCACGATGGACACCGGCGTGCGCCTGATGCGCTTCGTGGTGCAGGAGATCGGCGAGCTGGCCAAGATCAGGATCCGGATCATCGCCGCGACGCTGATCGTGATCGTGATCGGCGGCGGTCTCACCTTCTCGCAGGGCGCCGACGGTTCAGGCGGCATGCTGATCTGGCCGCTCTTCGGCACGACCAACCAGCTCCTGGCGGCGCTGACGATGGGCATCATCGTGGTGATGCTGATGAAGAAGAACCGCCCGTTCCTGCCGGTGCTGATCCCGATGGCCTTCGTGCTGGTGGTGAGCTCCTACGCCGCCGTGGTCCAGGTGTTCAGCTTCTTCAACGAGGGCGAGTGGCTGCTGTTCTCGCTGAACGTGGTCATCATCTTCGCCGCCGTGTGGGTCCTCACCGAATGCATCATGTCGATGAACCGGGCCTGGCGCGGGGAGAAGGAGCCCGAGGACGACGTGGCGCTGACCGAGGACGAGAAGCTGCCGCTGCGCTAG
- a CDS encoding DUF427 domain-containing protein: MSEKTVLQPGPDHPISVTASAERVRVTAAGVTLADTRAALVLREHGYPPAYYLPRADVQMAALQRTEHGTYCPYKGEASYFTVLAGGAELGDVVWSYERPHAAVAEIRDHLAFYPDRVDVEVTAA; encoded by the coding sequence ATGAGCGAGAAGACGGTTCTCCAGCCTGGTCCGGATCATCCCATCAGCGTCACCGCGAGCGCCGAGCGTGTGCGCGTCACGGCCGCGGGTGTCACTCTTGCAGACACCCGCGCCGCGCTGGTGCTGCGTGAGCATGGGTATCCGCCCGCCTACTATCTCCCGCGTGCCGACGTGCAGATGGCGGCGCTTCAGCGCACCGAGCATGGGACCTACTGCCCCTATAAGGGCGAGGCGAGCTACTTCACGGTGCTTGCCGGGGGCGCGGAGCTCGGCGATGTGGTCTGGAGCTACGAGCGCCCGCATGCCGCGGTGGCCGAGATCAGGGATCACCTGGCGTTCTATCCCGACCGGGTCGACGTCGAGGTGACGGCAGCCTGA
- a CDS encoding HAD family hydrolase yields the protein MTASEEFSIPAAGSGGSFSHVQGKKMVCLDVDGTIVHHDGRMSDAVKEIGRSLVAEGHTVVVSTGRSLPATLPVVETFGIEHGYAVCSNGGVTVRVDASLEDGYEVLDRRIFDPAPALDALMERLPNARYAIETSVGDFLSTERFEDMSFGLDARGVSFQEMKSTEAVRLVVNSTDSTAEDFTAAVEGIGLHGVTYSVGWSAWLDIAAAGVTKGSSLETLRERLQVPVEDTVAVGDGRNDIEMLRWATLGVAMGQAPQEVIDAADELTAPVEEDGLVSVLRRVLES from the coding sequence ATGACAGCCTCTGAAGAATTCTCCATCCCGGCGGCCGGCTCCGGTGGCAGCTTCTCCCACGTCCAGGGCAAGAAGATGGTCTGCCTCGACGTGGACGGCACGATCGTCCACCACGACGGCCGGATGTCCGATGCCGTGAAGGAGATCGGACGTTCCCTCGTGGCTGAGGGGCACACTGTGGTGGTCTCCACGGGCCGCTCCCTGCCTGCCACTCTGCCGGTGGTCGAGACCTTCGGCATCGAGCACGGCTACGCGGTCTGCAGCAACGGCGGTGTCACTGTGCGCGTCGATGCCTCGCTCGAGGACGGCTATGAGGTGCTGGACCGGCGGATCTTCGATCCAGCCCCGGCACTGGACGCACTCATGGAGCGCCTCCCGAACGCGCGCTACGCCATCGAGACCTCGGTGGGAGACTTCCTCTCCACCGAGCGCTTCGAGGACATGTCCTTCGGCCTGGACGCTCGCGGCGTCAGCTTCCAGGAGATGAAGAGCACCGAGGCCGTGCGTCTCGTCGTGAACTCCACCGACTCCACGGCCGAAGACTTCACCGCCGCCGTCGAAGGCATCGGCCTGCACGGCGTCACCTACTCGGTGGGCTGGTCGGCCTGGCTGGACATCGCTGCGGCCGGAGTCACCAAGGGCTCATCGCTGGAGACGCTGCGCGAACGCCTCCAGGTGCCGGTCGAAGACACGGTCGCCGTGGGCGACGGTCGCAACGACATCGAGATGCTGCGCTGGGCCACGCTCGGTGTGGCCATGGGGCAGGCGCCTCAGGAGGTCATCGACGCCGCCGACGAGCTCACCGCCCCGGTGGAAGAAGATGGACTGGTCTCCGTGCTGCGGCGGGTGCTCGAGAGCTGA
- a CDS encoding aldose epimerase family protein, translating to MDATNSVSINGGGYSAQISLLGGQLLRLKHHEDELVVPAGDSTDGAFPGAVLAPWPNRTQGGMYSYAGQDYALPVNEEATGAALHGLMVDLPLHVQAHKDTEVQLQGFLEPTEGYPFGLDIALIYRVSADIGLSATLMARYRPQVEPELTADELAEATDAPAAEDLPLSEPLEPETSPDADSGTDAGTAADADEASVETDEEPAAEQDQAEPDLAQDDDVAAAAPQTAPFGAGFHPYLTAGGASLTECRLRLPARTVLKTSPDGAVTGRETVSGDFDLTNGPLLAGRRIDHAFTDLPPEGWTAELVHGPSGFVVRMIADSPWVQVYTGERIDRAGVAIEPMSCPPDALNSGEDLVHLAPGEWFRMGYSIEAIRVD from the coding sequence ATGGACGCGACGAACTCGGTATCCATCAACGGCGGCGGATACTCGGCACAGATCAGCCTCCTCGGCGGTCAGCTGCTGCGCCTCAAGCATCACGAGGACGAGCTCGTCGTTCCGGCAGGCGATTCCACTGACGGCGCCTTCCCCGGTGCCGTCCTGGCACCCTGGCCCAACCGCACGCAGGGCGGCATGTACTCCTACGCAGGTCAGGACTACGCGCTCCCGGTCAACGAAGAGGCCACCGGCGCCGCGCTGCATGGTCTGATGGTGGACCTCCCGCTGCACGTGCAGGCCCATAAGGACACCGAGGTGCAGCTGCAGGGCTTCCTGGAGCCCACGGAGGGCTATCCCTTCGGACTCGACATCGCGCTGATCTACCGCGTCTCCGCCGACATCGGACTCTCCGCCACACTGATGGCCCGCTACCGCCCGCAGGTGGAGCCCGAGCTCACCGCCGACGAGCTGGCTGAAGCCACCGACGCCCCTGCGGCGGAGGACCTCCCGCTGTCCGAGCCGCTGGAACCCGAGACCTCCCCTGACGCTGACTCAGGCACTGACGCTGGCACCGCCGCTGACGCTGACGAAGCATCCGTGGAGACCGATGAGGAGCCCGCCGCCGAGCAGGATCAGGCGGAGCCAGATCTGGCACAGGACGACGACGTCGCAGCTGCCGCCCCGCAGACGGCTCCCTTCGGCGCTGGCTTCCACCCGTACCTGACCGCGGGCGGCGCCTCGCTGACGGAGTGCCGCCTTCGACTGCCCGCTCGCACGGTGCTCAAGACCTCGCCCGATGGCGCGGTGACCGGACGTGAGACCGTCTCCGGGGACTTCGATCTGACCAACGGACCGCTGCTGGCCGGGCGACGCATCGACCATGCCTTCACCGACCTCCCCCCGGAAGGCTGGACGGCCGAGCTCGTGCACGGCCCGTCCGGGTTCGTGGTGCGCATGATCGCCGACTCGCCCTGGGTGCAGGTCTACACCGGCGAACGCATTGATCGCGCGGGAGTGGCCATCGAGCCGATGAGCTGCCCGCCCGACGCGCTGAACTCCGGAGAGGACCTGGTCCATCTGGCCCCCGGCGAATGGTTCCGCATGGGCTACAGCATCGAAGCCATCCGCGTCGACTGA
- a CDS encoding ROK family transcriptional regulator translates to MTQDTSSKTAGPRPSTGFGVTSRGSLARLGRSSGADHADYARSPRSEGSASAHSPRPGARQETLRETNLVLLTEEIFSAGVALSRADLALRTGMTRSTVSRLVDDLLAARIIREGSPAVGGGARGRPAVPLHPARATLAGLGVEISVDFMAARALDLTGEILAEEILDGDFRGSDPEAVLPQAGAMAIRVARTAAARGATIVGTVLALPGLVGADEHSLVLAPNLGWRGVDAVSLLVGEEREVFGGFIHAANEAKLAALAVAQELAAADQQEQTFLYVSAQMGIGAAVVIESVVDVGQHGWAGEIGHISVEPNGPQCGCGALGCLETYAGKRSLLAAAGMPRTATAQELVELSQRDDDDGRKACAAIDRAGWALGVALAGAMNLLDVHDIVLGGVYGPLAEMLSPRIEEELNSRVLSAQWSTFRVRTASGQPAPAATGGALRAMRCVVDAPLQWVPLPL, encoded by the coding sequence GTGACCCAAGACACTTCCAGCAAGACGGCGGGACCGAGACCCAGCACCGGCTTCGGTGTGACCTCTCGCGGCTCTTTGGCACGCCTCGGCCGCAGTTCAGGGGCCGACCATGCGGACTACGCCCGATCTCCGCGCAGCGAGGGATCGGCCTCGGCGCACAGCCCGCGCCCCGGCGCCCGCCAGGAGACGCTGCGCGAGACGAACCTGGTGCTGCTGACCGAAGAGATCTTCTCCGCAGGGGTGGCGCTCTCCCGGGCAGACCTCGCGCTGCGCACCGGCATGACGCGCTCCACCGTCTCCCGTCTGGTCGATGACCTGTTGGCGGCCCGCATCATCCGCGAGGGATCCCCCGCGGTCGGCGGCGGCGCCCGCGGTCGTCCCGCGGTGCCGCTGCATCCTGCGCGCGCGACCCTGGCAGGTCTCGGCGTGGAGATCAGCGTGGACTTCATGGCAGCTCGAGCGCTGGACCTGACCGGGGAGATCCTTGCCGAGGAGATCCTCGATGGAGACTTCCGCGGCTCCGATCCGGAGGCGGTGCTTCCCCAGGCCGGGGCGATGGCCATCCGAGTGGCGCGCACGGCCGCGGCGCGGGGCGCCACGATCGTCGGCACGGTGCTCGCCCTGCCCGGTCTGGTCGGCGCGGACGAGCACTCGCTGGTGCTCGCGCCGAACCTGGGCTGGCGCGGAGTGGACGCGGTCTCGCTGCTGGTCGGCGAGGAGCGAGAGGTCTTCGGCGGCTTCATCCACGCCGCCAATGAGGCCAAGCTCGCCGCGCTCGCCGTGGCCCAGGAGCTGGCCGCCGCAGACCAGCAGGAACAGACCTTCCTCTACGTCTCGGCGCAGATGGGCATCGGCGCCGCGGTGGTGATCGAATCCGTGGTCGACGTCGGACAGCACGGCTGGGCCGGGGAGATCGGACACATCTCAGTGGAGCCGAACGGACCGCAGTGCGGCTGTGGCGCCCTGGGCTGCCTGGAGACCTACGCCGGCAAGCGTTCGCTGCTCGCGGCCGCCGGGATGCCCCGCACCGCCACTGCCCAGGAGCTGGTGGAGCTGAGCCAGCGCGACGACGACGACGGCCGGAAGGCCTGCGCGGCGATCGACCGTGCCGGATGGGCGCTGGGTGTGGCCCTGGCCGGGGCGATGAACCTGCTGGACGTCCACGACATCGTGCTCGGAGGGGTCTACGGACCGCTGGCAGAGATGCTGAGCCCCCGGATCGAGGAGGAGCTCAACTCGCGGGTGCTCTCCGCGCAGTGGAGCACTTTCCGGGTGCGCACCGCCTCAGGGCAGCCCGCACCGGCCGCCACCGGCGGGGCGCTGCGCGCCATGCGCTGCGTGGTCGACGCCCCGCTGCAGTGGGTGCCGCTGCCGCTCTAG
- the xylA gene encoding xylose isomerase, translated as MASTPASDYKLSFGLWTVGWTAQDQFGSASRPAFEPWEYLPKIKEAGASGVTFHDDDVAPFGTDDSEREKYFTRFKEVADEVGLKVEMVTTNTFSHPVFKDGGLTSNDRSVRRFGLRKLLRNVDRAAEFGAETFVMWGGREGAEYDGSKDLFAAHERYAEGVDTIASYIKDKGYDLRIALEPKPNEPRGDIFLPTIGHALGFIAKLEHGDIVGLNPETGHEQMAGLNFTHGIAQALWAGKLFHIDLNGQRSIKYDQDLVFGHGELASAFFTIDLLVNGFPGGGAKYDGWLHFDYKPSRTDYVQGIWDSAKANVEMVTMLADKSKAFRADPEVQAALKASGVYELGETTLAAGESLSDFLADTSTYEKFDVDKAAEREYGFVNLNQLAMKHLIG; from the coding sequence ATGGCATCGACGCCAGCATCTGACTACAAGCTCTCCTTCGGTCTCTGGACCGTCGGTTGGACCGCCCAGGACCAGTTCGGTTCGGCCTCGCGCCCCGCGTTCGAGCCATGGGAGTACCTGCCCAAGATCAAGGAAGCCGGCGCATCGGGCGTCACCTTCCACGACGACGACGTCGCCCCCTTCGGCACCGATGACTCCGAGCGCGAGAAGTACTTCACCCGCTTCAAGGAGGTCGCAGACGAGGTCGGCCTGAAGGTCGAGATGGTCACCACCAACACCTTCTCCCACCCGGTCTTCAAGGACGGCGGCCTCACCTCCAACGATCGCTCCGTGCGCCGCTTCGGCCTGCGGAAGCTGCTGCGCAACGTCGACCGCGCCGCTGAGTTCGGCGCCGAGACCTTCGTGATGTGGGGCGGCCGTGAAGGCGCTGAGTACGACGGCTCCAAGGACCTCTTCGCAGCCCACGAGCGCTACGCCGAAGGCGTGGACACCATCGCCAGCTACATCAAGGACAAGGGCTACGACCTGCGCATCGCGCTGGAGCCCAAGCCCAACGAGCCGCGCGGCGACATCTTCCTGCCGACCATCGGTCACGCACTGGGCTTCATCGCGAAGCTCGAGCACGGCGACATCGTCGGACTGAACCCGGAGACCGGCCACGAGCAGATGGCCGGCCTGAACTTCACCCACGGGATCGCCCAGGCGCTGTGGGCAGGCAAGCTCTTCCACATCGACCTCAACGGTCAGCGCTCGATCAAGTACGACCAGGACCTGGTCTTCGGTCACGGCGAGCTGGCTTCCGCGTTCTTCACCATCGACCTGCTGGTCAATGGCTTCCCCGGTGGCGGAGCGAAGTACGACGGATGGCTGCACTTCGACTACAAGCCCTCCCGCACCGACTACGTCCAGGGCATCTGGGACTCCGCGAAGGCCAACGTCGAGATGGTCACCATGCTCGCCGACAAGTCCAAGGCCTTCCGTGCGGACCCAGAGGTGCAGGCTGCACTGAAGGCCTCCGGCGTCTACGAGCTGGGCGAGACCACCCTCGCCGCCGGCGAGTCGCTCAGCGACTTCCTCGCCGACACCTCCACCTACGAGAAGTTCGACGTGGACAAGGCGGCCGAGCGTGAATACGGCTTCGTGAACCTGAACCAGCTGGCGATGAAGCACCTGATCGGCTGA
- the xylB gene encoding xylulokinase — MPTLVAGIDSSTQSCKVVIRDAETGALVRTGSAKHPEGTEVAPAAWWDALLSAIESAGGLADVSAASVGGQQHGMVALDAHGEVIRAALLWNDTRSADAAAELINEFGGGSEGAAAWTSMTGSVPVASLTVTKLRWLADAEPENAGRVAAVALPHDWLTWKLSGSTDLKDLATDRSDASGTGYFDTAAGTYRYDLLARALRISEEAAKAIILPRVCGPREQVGTGDDAQGWGHLFLGPGAGDNAAAALGLGMSTGDVAISIGTSGVVSAVSPEPIQDPSGMVTGFADATGQFLPLAVTLNGSRVMDGAARMLGVDHAGLAELALAAEPGAHGLTLVPYLEGERTPNLPYATGSFIGLTLASMNPQDVARAAVEGLLCGLADGLEAMTSLGVPVQSIKLIGGAARSAAVQQIAPAIFGREVQVPAPGEYVADGAARQAAWVLSGDAEAPSWTTVESETISGTPTPEVREAYAARRSLIAEKH, encoded by the coding sequence GTGCCCACACTCGTCGCAGGAATAGATTCCTCCACCCAGTCCTGCAAGGTCGTCATCCGCGACGCCGAGACCGGCGCCCTGGTGCGCACCGGCTCCGCCAAGCATCCGGAGGGCACCGAGGTCGCCCCCGCGGCCTGGTGGGACGCCCTGCTCAGCGCCATCGAGTCCGCCGGCGGGCTCGCCGATGTCTCTGCCGCATCCGTCGGCGGTCAGCAGCATGGGATGGTCGCCTTGGATGCCCACGGCGAGGTCATCCGCGCCGCGCTGCTGTGGAACGACACCCGTTCCGCCGATGCCGCGGCAGAACTGATCAACGAATTCGGCGGCGGGTCCGAGGGCGCGGCCGCGTGGACCTCCATGACCGGCTCCGTGCCGGTGGCCTCACTGACTGTGACGAAGCTGCGCTGGCTGGCCGACGCCGAGCCGGAGAACGCTGGACGCGTGGCCGCCGTCGCACTCCCCCATGACTGGCTGACCTGGAAGCTCTCGGGCTCGACAGACCTCAAGGACCTGGCCACCGACCGCTCGGACGCCTCCGGCACCGGGTACTTCGACACCGCCGCCGGCACCTATCGCTATGACCTGCTGGCCCGCGCCCTGCGGATCAGCGAGGAAGCGGCGAAGGCGATCATCCTCCCCCGGGTCTGCGGCCCGCGCGAGCAGGTCGGCACCGGAGACGATGCGCAGGGCTGGGGCCACCTGTTCCTCGGACCGGGGGCGGGCGACAACGCCGCTGCCGCGCTGGGCCTGGGCATGAGCACCGGCGACGTCGCGATCTCCATCGGCACCTCGGGCGTGGTCTCCGCGGTCTCGCCCGAGCCGATCCAGGACCCCTCCGGAATGGTCACCGGCTTCGCTGACGCGACTGGTCAGTTCCTGCCGCTGGCGGTCACACTCAACGGCTCCCGCGTCATGGACGGCGCCGCCCGGATGCTCGGCGTGGATCACGCCGGACTGGCCGAGCTGGCACTGGCGGCCGAGCCCGGCGCCCATGGGCTGACCCTGGTGCCCTACCTCGAGGGCGAGCGCACGCCGAACCTGCCCTATGCCACCGGTTCCTTCATCGGGCTCACCCTGGCCTCGATGAACCCGCAGGATGTGGCACGTGCCGCCGTGGAGGGTCTGCTCTGCGGACTCGCCGACGGACTGGAGGCGATGACCTCGCTGGGCGTGCCGGTCCAGTCCATCAAGCTCATCGGTGGGGCTGCCCGCTCCGCAGCCGTGCAGCAGATCGCACCCGCGATCTTCGGCCGCGAAGTCCAGGTGCCCGCCCCCGGCGAGTATGTGGCCGATGGTGCCGCCCGACAGGCAGCATGGGTGCTCTCCGGCGACGCCGAGGCGCCGTCCTGGACCACCGTGGAGTCTGAGACCATCAGCGGCACACCCACTCCCGAGGTGCGCGAGGCCTATGCCGCCCGACGGTCGCTGATCGCCGAGAAGCACTGA